The nucleotide window ATGCAGCCTTCAGCTTGGGTGGCATGTTGGGTGCCGGAGCCGGGGCCCTAGGAGCCCACCAGGGTTGGAGTTACGCTACGCACTTGCTCAGCTTCTCGGCCGCGGGCATGCTGTTGGCCATAGGGGCTGCCACCCAGCTCTTGCCCGCCCCTGAATCGGTACGGGCTTCTACCGAAGCGGCCTTGGTTAAGCCGACGGGCTTTCGGTGGCCCAGCCGGTTGGTAGTCGGCCTGGGCATTGTGGCCTTTTGCTGCATGTTGGGTGAGGGTGCCATGGCCGACTGGAGCACCATTTACCTCGTGCAGGACACCCACGCCAGCTCGGCCCTGGCCCCGCTGGGCTACGCCGCCTTTTCCCTGGCTATGGCTACGGGCCGCATTTTCGGCGATGCTGCAGCTTTGCGCTTTGGGTCCCAGCGCCTGGTAGTGGTTGGGGGCCTGCTGGCGCTGGCGGGGTTGCTGAGCATGCTCGTCGTACCCCTTACGGCCGTGGGAATTGGCGGGCTCTTTCTCATCGGGCTGGGCTTGTCCACGGTCATTCCCACGGTGTTTAGCGCCACCGGTCAGCAGCAGGAAATGTCGGCGGCTGCCGCCCTGGGCATGGTTTCCACTATCGGCTACGGCGGCTTTCTGCTGGGGCCGCCGGTTATCGGTTGGCTTGCCGATGCCCTGACTCTGCGCTGGGCGCTGGGCATCGTGGCGGGCCTGTTTGTGGTGCTGGTCGGAGTTGGGCTTACGCTTCGGCTGGCGGCCCGGTCCCAACCAGCTAACCTGGAACCTGTCCTGGCCCGCTAATGCAACCCGACGGGTAGTATTCCTTTAACGTCTTCTCCCTATGAAAACAGATAACTCATTTGCTGCCCGGCTGGCCCGGCCGGCCCCTCCGCCCACGCACGAGCTCAAAACCTGGCCCGCCTGCTTCGCGGCCGTCGAGTCGGGTACCAAGCCCTTCGACGTGCGCGAAAACGACCGGAACTACCAGGTCGGCGATGTACTGCTGCTGCGCGAGTACGAGCCTGAAACTGAACAGTACAGTGGCCGCACCTTACTGCGGGCGGTTAGCTACGTACTGCAAGGCGGCTCTTTTGGCCTGGAAGCTGGCTGGTGCGTGGTTGGCTTCGGAGCCCTGCCGCCTTTGCCGCCGGGCATCAACGATACGAAGCTCTGGTAGCGTCCCACAACTTTACCTTTTTCCCTGCCCCAGAGGCAGTTTCTCCCACTTAATCTTTTGCGTATGTATTTTCTGCCCGTATGGTACCTGACCACCGAAGACAGCCTGCGCGCGTTGCGCCACGCCAAGCTCTTCTGGCTTCGAACCTTTCCGTATTTTCTCAAAAGCAAAAAAGCCTGGTCGTATTAAACCAGGCTTTTTGCTTTTGAGCAGAATAGTATTTGCTACACTTTGGTTTCCTGCAGCAAGTCTGAGCGCAACGACGACTCGCGGATCAGCAGATTAGGCTGCAGCACCACCTGCCGGGGCGCTACTTTGGTAGGACCTTCGTTAATAAGATCCAGCAACATCTGTACGGCAGTGCGGCCCATTTCCTCGCAGCGCTGGTCTACCGAAGTAAGCATGGGCTCGGTCAGCGAGTCAAACAGTTCGTTGCTAAAGCCTGCCAGAGCTACGTCCTGCGGGATTCGCAGGCCCCGGCGCTTAATAATCTGCATAGCCCCTACCAGAGCCAGGTCATTGCAGGAAAACACCGCGTCGAGCTGTGGCGCCTGGTTGAGTAAGGACTCCATGCCCAGGCGCCCGTCCTGGATGCGCAGGTCGCTGAAATTCACCAGCATCGGGTCCACAGGGAGGCCGTTATGCTGCAAGGCATCAGCATAGCCCTGATAGCGGTTACGGCAAATATTCAGGTGCTGAGGTCCGCCGAGGTGGGCAATCTGCCGGCAACCTTGCTCAATAAGGTGGCAGACGGCTTCATAACCACCCTGATAGTCGTTCAATACCACTGCACTTACGTCCTTGCTCTCCACCACCCGGTCGAAGAGTACCATGGGAATATCCCGGCGGCGAATTTCCTCCAGATACCCAAAGTCGTGGGTCGAGAGCGACAGGGACAGCAGAATTCCGTCTACCTGGGCATTGAGGAGGGTTTCTACATTCTTCTGCTCCTGGGCGGCGTCTTCATTCGACTGGCAGATCATCACGTTGAAGCCGGCCTTGGTAGCCACCGTTTCAATACCCTTTACCACCAGGGCGAAAAACTGTCCATCAATGTGCGGCACTACTACGCCTAGGGTATTGCTACGGCCTTTGCGCAATGCAGCGGCCAATTGGTTGGGCTGGTAGTTTAGTTGCCGGGCCAGTTCCCACACCCGCTTCTTGGTCGCGTCGCTGATGCGGCTATGGTCACTTAGCGCCCGCGACACTGTCGAAACGGATAAATTAAGCTGAGCAGCTAAATCGGATATGGAAGCGCGATGAGTAGACACAAGAGCAGGGAAATAGGCGGCAAGTTCGCACAAATCAATTAACTGGCCTTCCTAAGATGTAGGATAACGCTTCAAGAACCACCGAAGCTAGGCACTAGTTCAGGCTCCGAAACCAAGTTCAGCGTTTACCCAAGCCAGCACCCAGTCAGCAAGCTTGTTGGGAGGGGCAGCAAGATGAATATATGTGCACAATTGCGCAAACGTTTGCACAATTGTTTTCAACTTCCTACATTCGAGCCGTTGAAAATAATTGTCGGCAGGCTCCGTGTCCAGGCTCTGAATTTCCTCCACTAAGTGAAATCAAAGCTAGGCCCTGTGCTTGCTCTTAGTCCATTGCCAGCCCCAATCGTCCGTATCAGTCCATGGGTCGTCATCGTCAATCCTTAAGCTTGTCCCGCAAGCAGCAAGCTTATCTCGCCGATTTTATCAACTCTGATATCCTCTCCAAGCAGCAGCGCAACCGTGCTCAGGTTCTGCAGCACTGGATGGCCGATTTGTCAGTTCAGGAATCCGGCGAGCTGCTGGGCCTGAGCATCGACCGGGTGTATAGCATGCGCCGGGCCTTTTCCCAGCAAGGCTTTAAGGACTATCTGCACGCGGTGCCGCGGTGCGGGGCTCCTAATAAGCTCACACCCAAGCTGGAAACCTTGCTGCGCCGCCTCACCCAGCAGGCCGAAGCCAAGGGCAAGCGTCTCACCCTGTCCCTGATTGCCAAGCGCGTCGTTGAGCTGGGTTACGCCGACCGGATTTGCACCGTAACTGTGCAGCGGGCCCTTAAACAGGTTAAAGGCACCAAGCTTACTGCTGCGGAGCAGCCTGCCTACGCTCTGGTGCAAAGCCCCCGTATCAACGAAGAGCAGGCGGCCTAGCCTTTTCCAGAGAATCTATTGTCAAGCCAGCGTCGAGCTTTGCCTCGGGCTGGCTTTTTGTTTTGTTCTGAAGGAGAAAGTAGGAAGAGGAGTCACGCCGTAACAGCGGTCAGGTACCTGAGTAGACCTGGTCTACTGACTATTGTCCAAAGAGGTGCTATCTGCGTAGAGGAGTGCTTAGCTTATGTATTCCACACTATGCGCAAACTGCTTCTTCCTGTAGCCTGGCTTTGTGTGTGCCTCCCGGCCGTAGTGAAGGCTCAGCCCAGTCCCCGGCAACTATTTCCGGGCTTGTTCGAGGCTGTGCAGCTGGGTAAGGTATTTCCCGACAACAAAACCTTTGTGGATGCCACGCCACTACGGCCACCCGCCACGATTCTCGCGGCCTGGCAAACTGAAAAGCAACGCCCTGGCTTTAATCTGGGCCAGTTTGTGCAAGCCAATTTCCAATTGCCCGTTGCCAATGCTGCTGACTACCGTAGCAATGTAGCGCTGGGCATACGTCACCACCTCGACACTCTCTGGACCGTTCTGCAGCGCCCCGCCACCACTACTGTTCCCGCCTATTCATCCTTATTGCCGTTGCCTAAGCCGTACTTGGTTCCTGGTGGCCGTTTCCGGGAAGTATACTACTGGGATTCCTACTTCACCATGCTGGGTCTGCGGGAAGCCAACCGGCTGGACTTGGTACGCAACATGACTGACAATTTTGCCCACCTCATCAACCAGTACGGCTTTGTGCCCAATGGGAACCGCACGTACTACCTGACCCGCTCCCAGCCCCGTTCTTCTCACTCATGGTGGCGCTACTGGCTCAGGAGCAGGGCGACACAGTTTTACTGCGGTATCAGCCCCAACTGCTACGTGAATACGCCTACTGGATGCAAGGTGCCGACTCTTTGGCGCGTGGCCAGGCGACGCGCCGGGTAGTTCGACTACCCGACGGCTCCGTACTGAACCGGTACTGGGACTCCAGTGCGGAACCTAGGGAAGAGTCCTATGCCGAAGATGTAGCGACGGCCCAAGCCAGTAATAGACCTGCAGCCGAAGTTTACCGGGATATGCGTGCCGCCGCTGCTTCTGGCTGGGATTTCAGCACTCGCTGGTTTGGCCCGGCAAACACGTTGGCCAGCATTCGTACCACCGCGTTGATTCCCGTAGATTTGAACTGCCTACTGCTTTTTATGGAGCAAACAATTGCTCATACCTACTCTGCACAGCACAACAAGAGTCAGAATAAGCTTTGGAAGCAGAAGGTAGCCCGGCGC belongs to Hymenobacter cellulosilyticus and includes:
- a CDS encoding LacI family DNA-binding transcriptional regulator yields the protein MSTHRASISDLAAQLNLSVSTVSRALSDHSRISDATKKRVWELARQLNYQPNQLAAALRKGRSNTLGVVVPHIDGQFFALVVKGIETVATKAGFNVMICQSNEDAAQEQKNVETLLNAQVDGILLSLSLSTHDFGYLEEIRRRDIPMVLFDRVVESKDVSAVVLNDYQGGYEAVCHLIEQGCRQIAHLGGPQHLNICRNRYQGYADALQHNGLPVDPMLVNFSDLRIQDGRLGMESLLNQAPQLDAVFSCNDLALVGAMQIIKRRGLRIPQDVALAGFSNELFDSLTEPMLTSVDQRCEEMGRTAVQMLLDLINEGPTKVAPRQVVLQPNLLIRESSLRSDLLQETKV
- a CDS encoding ASCH/PUA domain-containing protein — encoded protein: MKTDNSFAARLARPAPPPTHELKTWPACFAAVESGTKPFDVRENDRNYQVGDVLLLREYEPETEQYSGRTLLRAVSYVLQGGSFGLEAGWCVVGFGALPPLPPGINDTKLW
- a CDS encoding helix-turn-helix domain-containing protein, which produces MGRHRQSLSLSRKQQAYLADFINSDILSKQQRNRAQVLQHWMADLSVQESGELLGLSIDRVYSMRRAFSQQGFKDYLHAVPRCGAPNKLTPKLETLLRRLTQQAEAKGKRLTLSLIAKRVVELGYADRICTVTVQRALKQVKGTKLTAAEQPAYALVQSPRINEEQAA
- a CDS encoding MFS transporter; its protein translation is MPVSPNRARWAVTLIFFLHGLLFANWAARLPELELRYAIEHRELGQVLFCNAMGAWAAMPLASWLLPKLGSSRMTTVGALLFCAFIPGLALLDSVGQLMTLFLALGAATGLLDVAMNSQAIQVEQQHSRPIMSSFHAAFSLGGMLGAGAGALGAHQGWSYATHLLSFSAAGMLLAIGAATQLLPAPESVRASTEAALVKPTGFRWPSRLVVGLGIVAFCCMLGEGAMADWSTIYLVQDTHASSALAPLGYAAFSLAMATGRIFGDAAALRFGSQRLVVVGGLLALAGLLSMLVVPLTAVGIGGLFLIGLGLSTVIPTVFSATGQQQEMSAAAALGMVSTIGYGGFLLGPPVIGWLADALTLRWALGIVAGLFVVLVGVGLTLRLAARSQPANLEPVLAR